A window from Vulcanimicrobium alpinum encodes these proteins:
- a CDS encoding metal-dependent hydrolase family protein, with the protein MRIAIQAGTFFDGTAAPPRTNVTLLVEDGRVARIGDGDPGTVDRRYEAACVVPGLINAHVHLEANGEPDITSLFILKTPLERTLDAVRNARLALEAGVTTVRDLGGAESNAIALRDAIAKGDHPGPTIVAAGRALCMTGGHGWFVGRETDGPWDARKAVREQRKAGADCIKLIATGGVLTKGAVPGLDQLTEEEMRAAILEARTHGMRVAAHAIGTNGIKNALRAGVDSIEHGHLLDDEAIELFKERGACVVPTLAAVSCIYENAKNGAQPDYVVRKATELYDKSRENIGRAWRAGVPIAGGSDAGTPYNFHQNYAYEVELMVTQIGMTPQQALTAANSTSAALLAVDAGTLAEGAPADLLLLRGDVAQDVRALRDPRVVIKRGAVAHERA; encoded by the coding sequence ATGCGAATCGCGATTCAGGCCGGGACGTTCTTCGACGGGACCGCGGCGCCACCGCGGACGAACGTCACGCTCCTCGTGGAGGACGGCCGCGTCGCGAGAATCGGCGACGGCGATCCCGGGACGGTCGATCGCCGCTACGAAGCGGCATGCGTCGTTCCGGGGCTGATCAACGCGCACGTCCACCTCGAAGCGAACGGCGAGCCCGACATCACGTCGCTGTTCATCCTGAAGACACCGCTGGAACGGACGCTCGACGCCGTGCGCAACGCGCGGCTGGCGCTCGAAGCCGGCGTGACGACGGTGCGCGACCTCGGCGGTGCCGAGTCGAACGCGATCGCGCTGCGCGACGCGATCGCGAAAGGCGATCATCCTGGTCCGACGATCGTCGCCGCGGGGCGCGCGCTCTGCATGACCGGCGGTCACGGCTGGTTCGTCGGCCGCGAGACCGACGGCCCGTGGGATGCGCGCAAAGCCGTCCGCGAGCAGCGCAAAGCCGGCGCCGACTGCATCAAGCTGATCGCCACCGGCGGCGTGCTGACGAAGGGCGCCGTCCCGGGGCTCGACCAGCTCACCGAAGAGGAGATGCGCGCGGCGATCCTCGAGGCGCGCACGCATGGAATGCGCGTCGCGGCGCACGCGATCGGGACCAACGGGATCAAGAACGCGCTGCGCGCCGGCGTCGACTCGATCGAACACGGCCATCTGCTCGACGACGAAGCGATCGAACTGTTCAAAGAGCGCGGCGCGTGCGTCGTGCCGACGCTCGCAGCGGTTTCGTGCATTTACGAAAACGCGAAGAACGGCGCCCAGCCCGACTATGTCGTTCGTAAGGCGACCGAGCTCTACGACAAATCCCGCGAGAACATCGGCCGCGCATGGCGCGCCGGCGTGCCGATCGCGGGCGGCAGCGACGCCGGGACGCCGTACAACTTCCACCAGAACTACGCCTATGAAGTCGAGCTGATGGTGACGCAGATCGGGATGACGCCGCAGCAGGCGCTCACCGCGGCAAATTCGACCTCCGCCGCGCTGCTCGCGGTCGACGCCGGGACGCTCGCTGAGGGCGCACCGGCCGACCTGCTGCTCCTGCGCGGCGACGTCGCGCAGGACGTGCGCGCGCTGCGCGATCCGCGCGTCGTGATCAAGCGCGGCGCCGTCGCCCACGAACGCGCCTAG
- a CDS encoding acetyl/propionyl/methylcrotonyl-CoA carboxylase subunit alpha, translated as MDRPVIRRLLIANRGEIAVRIARGAREMGISPVGVYSDADAGALFRTVMDETIRIGHGPATESYLDGERIVAAAKTLGADAIHPGYGFLSEREPFARLVVESGLIFVGPTPDAIAAMGSKIDAKRRVRAFGVPVVPGYDGDDQSDAALRAQAEAIGTPVLIKASAGGGGRGMRVVDDLARFDEALASARREAIAAFGDGTVLLERYLRRPRHIEFQILADVHGTTVHLGERECSIQRRHQKVVEEAPSVALDPGLRATMGEAAVNAARSVGYTNAGTAEFMLDDDGRFYFLEMNARLQVEHPVTELVYDVDLVHEQLRIANGEALRFSQADLTPRGWAIEVRFNAEDPAHDFLPQSGRLASFDVPRAPGVRLDTGFRAGDEVPVYYDSMLAKIIVWGTDRPAAIARMAQTLAQTEVSGIATNLLLLRAIVADDAYRAGDTTTRFLDERMAGFALGAPAVDDATKRRVAAAVLAHGDGWRLGRVGIPLAFVVDGEPVRAHATFAAAGWTLDGDVQGTIAPDDRGATFDAAGGSVAIDGRVVRWTRAAPPSPDAEHSAHAAASGEVTSPMPGKIIAVEVVAGAAVEQRALLVVLEAMKMEHRIEAPLAGTVTDVRVKAGDLVTSGATLLTIGA; from the coding sequence GTGGATCGCCCCGTGATCCGCCGCCTGCTGATCGCGAACCGCGGCGAGATCGCCGTGCGCATCGCGCGCGGCGCGCGCGAGATGGGGATCTCGCCGGTCGGCGTCTATTCGGATGCGGATGCGGGCGCGCTCTTTCGCACCGTGATGGACGAGACGATCCGGATCGGCCACGGCCCCGCGACGGAATCGTATCTCGACGGCGAACGGATCGTCGCGGCGGCGAAGACGCTGGGCGCGGATGCGATCCATCCGGGGTACGGTTTCTTGAGCGAACGCGAGCCGTTCGCGCGGCTCGTCGTCGAGAGCGGCTTGATCTTCGTGGGACCGACGCCGGACGCGATCGCCGCGATGGGATCGAAGATCGACGCGAAGCGGCGCGTGCGCGCGTTCGGCGTTCCGGTCGTCCCGGGCTACGACGGAGACGATCAATCCGACGCGGCGCTGCGTGCCCAAGCCGAGGCGATCGGCACGCCGGTGCTGATCAAAGCGAGCGCCGGCGGCGGCGGCCGCGGGATGCGCGTGGTCGACGATCTCGCGCGGTTCGACGAAGCGCTGGCGAGCGCGCGCCGCGAGGCGATCGCCGCGTTCGGCGACGGCACCGTCCTGCTCGAACGCTATTTGCGCCGTCCGCGGCACATCGAGTTTCAGATCCTCGCCGACGTGCACGGCACGACGGTGCATCTGGGCGAACGCGAGTGCTCGATCCAGCGGCGGCACCAGAAAGTCGTCGAAGAAGCCCCAAGCGTCGCGCTCGATCCCGGGCTGCGCGCGACGATGGGCGAGGCGGCTGTGAACGCCGCGCGCAGCGTCGGCTACACGAACGCCGGGACCGCGGAGTTCATGCTCGACGACGACGGCCGCTTCTACTTTCTCGAGATGAACGCGCGCCTCCAGGTCGAGCATCCGGTCACCGAGCTCGTGTACGATGTCGATCTCGTGCACGAGCAACTGCGCATCGCCAACGGCGAGGCGCTGCGCTTCTCGCAGGCGGATCTCACGCCGCGCGGCTGGGCGATCGAAGTGCGGTTCAACGCGGAAGATCCCGCGCACGACTTTCTGCCGCAGTCGGGGCGGCTGGCGTCGTTCGACGTGCCGCGCGCGCCGGGCGTGCGGCTCGACACGGGGTTTCGCGCCGGCGACGAGGTCCCGGTGTACTACGACTCGATGCTCGCGAAGATCATCGTGTGGGGCACCGACCGTCCCGCCGCGATCGCGCGGATGGCGCAGACGCTCGCGCAGACCGAGGTGTCGGGGATCGCGACGAACCTGCTGCTGCTGCGGGCGATCGTGGCCGACGACGCGTATCGCGCCGGCGACACGACGACGCGTTTCCTCGACGAACGCATGGCGGGCTTCGCGCTCGGCGCGCCCGCCGTCGACGATGCGACGAAGCGGCGCGTCGCCGCCGCGGTCCTCGCCCACGGCGACGGATGGCGGCTGGGGCGCGTCGGGATCCCGCTCGCGTTCGTCGTCGACGGCGAGCCGGTGCGCGCGCACGCGACGTTTGCGGCGGCGGGCTGGACGCTCGACGGCGACGTGCAGGGGACGATCGCGCCCGACGATCGCGGCGCGACCTTCGACGCCGCGGGCGGCAGCGTCGCGATCGACGGCCGCGTCGTGCGCTGGACGCGCGCCGCGCCGCCGAGCCCCGATGCGGAGCATTCCGCGCACGCCGCCGCGTCGGGCGAGGTCACCTCGCCGATGCCCGGCAAGATCATCGCCGTCGAGGTCGTCGCCGGCGCTGCCGTGGAGCAGCGCGCCCTGCTCGTGGTGCTCGAGGCGATGAAGATGGAGCATCGCATCGAGGCGCCGCTGGCCGGCACGGTGACCGACGTGCGGGTGAAGGCCGGCGATCTGGTGACGAGCGGCGCGACGCTGCTGACGATCGGAGCGTAA
- a CDS encoding aminotransferase class V-fold PLP-dependent enzyme: protein MHIDRFPAVAAARADGRVIADNAGGTQVPRECVEAVGAYLARDNAQKGGTFARKIRTTETVERARAAYAELAGVPPETIGLGANSTTIALAMSRALASSIRPGDRIVVTDSDHYANVVPWTSLRRFGAEVDRIPVDARGELDERAFAQALAREPVLVALPWASNGTGNVFDVARLSAAAQDAGALVIADAVQAAPHVSLTIPDTLDALFFSTYKVYGPHLGVWYARPELAERFFTADEDALPSSGVHWSMETGTQSHETLAGWLGTAEYLRGIGDGSVRTAIARIDAYERELAAYARARFAERADAVTLYGRPAKEERLPVFAFNVRGVAPQTLAETLEAHGVEAALGDYYTPRLMRTLAPETNGVAVRLSFAHYNDTADIDQAFRAIDAVIGIAA, encoded by the coding sequence TTGCACATCGACCGTTTCCCCGCCGTCGCCGCCGCTCGCGCCGACGGTCGCGTCATCGCCGACAACGCCGGCGGGACGCAGGTGCCGCGCGAATGCGTCGAGGCGGTCGGCGCCTATCTCGCGCGGGACAACGCGCAGAAAGGCGGAACGTTCGCGCGCAAGATCCGCACGACGGAGACGGTCGAGCGCGCGCGTGCGGCGTACGCGGAGCTCGCCGGCGTGCCGCCCGAGACGATCGGTTTGGGCGCCAACTCCACCACGATCGCGCTGGCAATGTCGCGCGCGCTGGCATCCTCGATCCGGCCCGGCGACCGGATCGTCGTCACCGACAGCGACCACTACGCCAACGTCGTGCCGTGGACGTCGCTGCGCCGTTTCGGCGCCGAGGTCGACCGCATCCCGGTCGACGCGCGCGGCGAACTCGACGAGCGCGCGTTCGCGCAGGCGCTGGCGCGCGAGCCGGTGCTCGTGGCGCTGCCGTGGGCATCGAACGGGACCGGCAACGTCTTCGACGTCGCGCGGCTCTCCGCGGCAGCGCAGGACGCGGGCGCGCTCGTGATCGCCGATGCGGTGCAGGCGGCGCCGCACGTCTCGCTCACGATCCCCGACACGCTCGACGCGCTGTTCTTCTCGACGTACAAAGTTTACGGCCCGCACCTCGGCGTGTGGTACGCGCGGCCGGAACTCGCCGAACGCTTCTTCACCGCCGACGAGGACGCGCTGCCGAGTTCCGGCGTGCACTGGTCGATGGAGACCGGGACGCAGAGCCACGAAACGCTGGCCGGCTGGCTCGGCACCGCGGAGTATCTGCGCGGCATCGGCGACGGCAGCGTCCGCACCGCGATCGCGCGGATCGACGCCTACGAGCGCGAGCTCGCGGCGTATGCGCGCGCCCGCTTCGCCGAGCGCGCCGACGCCGTGACGCTCTACGGACGCCCCGCAAAGGAGGAGCGTTTGCCGGTCTTCGCGTTCAACGTCCGCGGCGTCGCACCGCAAACGCTCGCGGAAACGCTCGAAGCTCACGGCGTGGAAGCGGCGCTCGGCGACTACTACACGCCCCGCCTGATGCGCACGCTCGCGCCGGAGACGAACGGCGTCGCGGTGCGCCTCTCCTTCGCGCACTACAACGACACCGCCGACATCGACCAGGCCTTCCGCGCAATCGACGCCGTGATCGGCATCGCCGCCTGA
- a CDS encoding hydroxymethylglutaryl-CoA lyase: MIDPLAHAPDRVTICEVGPRDGLQNEAVPISADDKVHYCDLLSDAGVPILEATSFVSPKAVPQMADADDVFRRIRKDPGRIYLVLCPNERGLDRAVAAGVRAIGVFTAASEAFAQANIRMSVDESVATFAGVVQRAKADGMWVRAAVSTAFGCPFQGDVPVAAVVRVCERLLALGVDELSVADTIGVATPNQVVEVVGALASAVPPERLGLHFHDTRGTAMANTLAALELGVRIFDTSSGGLGGCPFAPGATGNCATEDLVYMLHKMGIATGIDLDKLRAASRFIQGKLGRPLASRAYTALEAADARAARIAVAG; this comes from the coding sequence ATGATCGATCCGCTCGCCCACGCACCCGACCGCGTCACCATCTGCGAGGTCGGCCCGCGCGACGGTCTGCAGAACGAGGCCGTCCCGATCTCCGCCGACGACAAGGTCCACTACTGCGACCTGCTCTCCGACGCCGGCGTGCCGATCCTCGAAGCGACCTCGTTCGTCAGCCCGAAGGCCGTCCCGCAGATGGCCGATGCCGACGACGTCTTCCGCCGCATCCGCAAAGACCCGGGCCGCATCTACCTCGTGCTGTGCCCCAACGAGCGCGGGCTCGACCGTGCCGTCGCCGCCGGCGTGCGCGCGATCGGGGTGTTCACTGCGGCGTCGGAGGCGTTCGCGCAAGCGAACATCCGCATGTCGGTCGACGAGTCGGTCGCGACGTTCGCCGGCGTCGTGCAGCGCGCGAAAGCTGACGGGATGTGGGTGCGCGCTGCGGTTTCGACCGCGTTCGGCTGCCCGTTTCAAGGCGACGTCCCCGTCGCCGCCGTCGTGCGCGTCTGCGAGCGGCTGCTGGCGCTCGGCGTCGACGAGCTGAGTGTCGCCGACACGATCGGCGTGGCGACGCCCAACCAGGTCGTCGAGGTCGTCGGCGCGCTCGCGTCGGCCGTCCCGCCCGAACGGCTCGGCCTGCACTTTCACGACACGCGCGGCACCGCGATGGCCAACACGCTGGCCGCGCTCGAACTCGGCGTGCGGATCTTCGACACGTCGTCGGGCGGCCTGGGCGGCTGTCCGTTCGCGCCCGGCGCGACCGGAAACTGCGCGACCGAAGACCTCGTCTACATGCTGCACAAGATGGGGATCGCGACCGGGATCGACTTGGACAAACTGCGCGCGGCGTCGCGCTTCATTCAAGGGAAGCTCGGGCGTCCACTCGCGTCGCGCGCGTACACCGCGCTCGAAGCGGCCGACGCGCGCGCCGCCCGCATCGCCGTCGCCGGATAG
- a CDS encoding glycosyltransferase family 4 protein, whose product MDLAGLRVAVLGPISWPSPPPGYGPWEQVAYDIAHGMAQRGLDVTLFATANSTNPGRLISVVPVGLNEDANLNGELCTELHVASCFARAHEFDVIHNSLDWKPLLHALATPAPPLLTTVHGFSSPPILGAYYAGASRSFYCSISDADRDPGLSYLATTYNGIDPSVWTYRDRPGDYLLFFARFHPEKGAHNAIAVARRAGVRLKMAGIPHDDAYYREQILPHVDGDAVQMLGHVQGAARDEVIGNALALVHLTTRPERFGLTLIEAMACGTPVLGARMGSIPEIVVDGETGLLCDGIDDAVATVPRLASLSRAACRAHVETTFSRERMIDRYLDAYREALQMRTPPPPTAEHLRWRAHDWWDRPMAFTDLPERPAHAIDLSPFA is encoded by the coding sequence GTGGATCTCGCGGGCCTGCGGGTTGCGGTTCTCGGCCCGATCTCGTGGCCGTCGCCGCCGCCGGGCTACGGTCCGTGGGAGCAGGTGGCGTACGACATTGCGCACGGGATGGCGCAGCGCGGCCTCGACGTCACCTTGTTCGCGACCGCGAACTCGACGAATCCCGGCCGCCTCATTTCCGTCGTCCCCGTCGGTCTGAACGAGGACGCGAACCTCAACGGTGAGCTCTGCACCGAACTGCACGTCGCATCGTGCTTCGCTCGCGCGCATGAGTTCGACGTGATCCACAACAGCCTCGACTGGAAGCCCCTGCTGCACGCGCTCGCGACGCCCGCGCCGCCGCTGCTGACGACCGTCCACGGGTTTTCTTCGCCGCCGATCCTCGGCGCCTACTATGCCGGCGCGTCACGCTCATTCTACTGTTCGATCAGCGACGCCGATCGCGATCCGGGTCTCTCGTATCTGGCGACGACGTACAACGGAATCGACCCGTCGGTATGGACGTATCGCGATCGTCCGGGCGACTATCTCCTCTTCTTCGCGCGCTTCCACCCGGAGAAAGGCGCACACAACGCGATCGCGGTCGCGCGCCGCGCCGGCGTACGGCTGAAGATGGCCGGGATCCCGCACGACGACGCGTACTATCGCGAGCAGATCCTGCCGCACGTCGACGGCGACGCCGTGCAGATGCTCGGCCACGTCCAAGGCGCCGCGCGCGACGAGGTGATCGGCAACGCGCTCGCGCTCGTGCACCTGACGACGCGTCCGGAGCGCTTCGGACTCACGCTGATCGAAGCGATGGCCTGCGGCACGCCGGTGCTCGGCGCGCGCATGGGCTCGATCCCCGAGATCGTCGTCGACGGCGAGACCGGGCTGCTGTGCGACGGCATCGACGATGCCGTTGCGACGGTGCCGCGCCTCGCCTCGCTCTCGCGAGCCGCCTGCCGCGCCCACGTCGAAACCACGTTCTCACGCGAACGGATGATCGACCGCTATCTCGACGCCTATCGCGAAGCGCTGCAGATGCGCACCCCGCCGCCCCCAACCGCGGAGCACCTCCGCTGGCGGGCGCACGATTGGTGGGACCGCCCGATGGCCTTCACCGACCTTCCCGAACGCCCGGCCCACGCAATCGATCTCTCGCCCTTCGCCTAG
- a CDS encoding enoyl-CoA hydratase-related protein: MPETVLRVIREGGRARVTLTRPEVRNAFNAEVIAQMRDAFATLAADDGVRIVVLDGEGKTFCGGADVHWMRGSLDLSEEENVRDAEAMSEMFRAIDRCPKPVIASVHGAALGGGAGLCAVCDAVVAEDDTLFGFTETKLGIIPAVISPFVLAKIGVSHARRLFLSGERFDAALAREIGLVHEVVPAGQRDAPVEAIVRELETAGPSAIAAAKALIADVTAATYDETRALTARAIARQRTSAEGQEGLRAFLERRRAAWIAP; the protein is encoded by the coding sequence GTGCCCGAAACCGTACTGCGCGTCATCCGGGAAGGCGGGCGTGCCCGTGTCACGCTGACCCGCCCCGAGGTACGCAACGCCTTCAACGCCGAGGTGATCGCGCAGATGCGCGACGCGTTCGCGACGCTGGCGGCCGACGACGGCGTGCGCATCGTCGTGCTGGACGGCGAGGGGAAAACGTTCTGCGGCGGCGCGGACGTCCACTGGATGCGCGGATCGCTCGACCTGAGCGAAGAGGAGAACGTCCGCGACGCCGAGGCGATGTCGGAGATGTTCCGCGCGATCGACCGCTGCCCCAAACCCGTGATCGCGTCGGTCCACGGGGCGGCGCTCGGCGGCGGCGCGGGACTGTGCGCGGTGTGCGATGCGGTCGTCGCGGAAGACGACACGCTCTTCGGTTTCACCGAAACGAAGCTGGGGATCATCCCCGCGGTGATCTCTCCGTTCGTGCTCGCGAAGATCGGCGTCTCGCACGCGCGCCGGCTGTTCTTGAGCGGCGAGCGCTTCGATGCCGCCCTCGCCCGCGAAATCGGCCTGGTGCACGAGGTGGTGCCGGCCGGCCAACGCGACGCGCCCGTCGAGGCGATCGTACGCGAGCTCGAAACGGCGGGCCCGTCGGCGATCGCCGCGGCGAAAGCGCTCATCGCCGACGTCACTGCGGCGACCTACGACGAGACGCGCGCGCTCACCGCGCGCGCGATCGCGCGGCAGCGCACCAGCGCTGAAGGTCAGGAAGGCCTGCGCGCCTTCCTCGAACGCCGGCGCGCCGCGTGGATCGCCCCGTGA
- a CDS encoding IS5 family transposase, with translation MRTHDEQRASVWTTLQPEDTVPGDHPLRPMRVMVNEILRELSPEFSKLYSRRGRPSIAPEKLLRALLLQMFYSIRSEPMLLEQLRYNLLFRWFVGLSMDDKIWDPSTFSKNRDRFLNGEISERFFAAVVERARADELLSNEHFTVDGTLIEAWASHKSFRPKSDDEPPTSSGGRNEGVNFRGRPRSNETHVSSTDPDARLYRKSSGAPAILGYLGHALMENRNGLIVGVKTTRATGIAEREAALELIRGVSGSNRITLGADKAYDTKDFVEALRALNVTPHVAQNTTRRRSAIDRRTVRHPGYTVSQRRRKLIEESFGWGKTIGRLRKVHFRGLDLVGDIVRWTAAAYNLIRIRNLRAAT, from the coding sequence ATGCGGACTCATGATGAGCAGCGTGCATCCGTTTGGACGACGTTGCAGCCGGAAGACACCGTGCCCGGCGATCATCCGTTGCGCCCGATGCGCGTGATGGTCAACGAAATTCTGCGCGAACTCTCGCCGGAGTTTTCCAAGCTCTACTCCCGACGGGGCCGGCCATCGATCGCGCCGGAGAAGCTGCTGCGAGCCTTGCTGTTGCAAATGTTCTACTCGATCCGCAGCGAGCCGATGCTGCTGGAGCAGTTGCGTTACAATTTGCTCTTTCGTTGGTTCGTGGGCTTGAGCATGGACGACAAGATCTGGGACCCCTCGACGTTCAGCAAGAACCGCGATCGGTTCTTGAATGGCGAAATCTCCGAGCGGTTCTTCGCCGCCGTGGTCGAGCGGGCGCGTGCCGACGAACTGCTCTCGAACGAGCATTTCACCGTCGATGGGACGCTAATCGAGGCGTGGGCCAGCCACAAGAGCTTTCGGCCCAAGTCGGACGACGAACCGCCGACCTCGAGCGGCGGTCGCAACGAGGGCGTGAACTTTCGTGGCCGGCCGCGCAGCAACGAGACGCACGTCTCGAGTACCGATCCGGACGCGCGGTTGTACCGCAAGAGCAGCGGCGCGCCGGCGATTCTCGGCTATCTCGGACATGCTCTGATGGAGAATCGCAACGGCTTGATCGTCGGCGTAAAGACCACTCGCGCGACCGGGATCGCCGAACGCGAAGCAGCGCTGGAATTGATTCGCGGGGTCAGCGGAAGCAACCGAATCACGCTCGGCGCCGACAAGGCGTACGATACCAAAGACTTTGTCGAGGCGTTGCGAGCGCTCAACGTGACGCCGCACGTTGCTCAAAATACGACCCGTCGCCGCAGCGCGATCGACCGCCGAACCGTCCGCCATCCGGGCTACACGGTGAGTCAACGCAGGCGCAAGTTGATCGAGGAGAGCTTCGGGTGGGGCAAGACGATCGGCCGATTGCGCAAGGTGCATTTCCGCGGGCTTGATCTGGTCGGCGACATTGTGCGCTGGACGGCCGCGGCGTACAACTTGATCAGGATACGCAATCTGAGGGCCGCGACATGA